Proteins encoded together in one Sinorhizobium meliloti window:
- a CDS encoding SDR family oxidoreductase gives MSTDHARLDGKIAIVTGGTQGLGAAIAALFAERGAAGVVICGRNAAKGEAKAAEIAAATGSKVVYVPADLERVEDARTVVAVCDRTFGRVDALVNAAAITDRGTILDTSPELFDRMFAVNVRAPFFLMQEVIKVMRREKTEGTIVNIGSMSAKAGQPFITAYCASKGALETLTRNTAYAVLRNRIRINGLNIGWMASEGEDRIQREYHDAPANWLEKAAASQPFGRLVDPAEVARACAYLSSAESGLMTGSVICFDQSIWGAYDASPHPEAPL, from the coding sequence ATGAGCACGGACCACGCCCGTTTGGACGGGAAGATCGCCATCGTGACCGGTGGCACGCAGGGGCTCGGTGCCGCGATTGCCGCACTCTTTGCCGAGCGTGGCGCCGCCGGCGTCGTCATTTGCGGGCGAAACGCGGCGAAGGGGGAGGCGAAAGCTGCCGAGATCGCCGCGGCGACCGGTTCGAAGGTCGTCTACGTACCGGCGGATCTCGAGCGGGTGGAGGACGCCCGAACGGTCGTCGCGGTTTGCGACCGCACTTTCGGCCGCGTCGATGCGCTGGTCAACGCCGCAGCGATCACCGACCGGGGCACGATCCTAGACACCAGCCCGGAACTCTTCGACCGGATGTTCGCGGTCAATGTGCGGGCGCCATTCTTCCTGATGCAAGAGGTGATAAAGGTGATGCGGCGGGAGAAGACGGAGGGCACGATCGTCAATATCGGTTCCATGTCGGCGAAGGCGGGCCAGCCTTTCATCACAGCCTATTGTGCGTCGAAGGGGGCGCTGGAGACGCTGACCAGGAACACCGCCTATGCGGTCCTGCGCAACCGGATACGGATCAACGGCCTCAACATCGGCTGGATGGCCTCGGAAGGCGAAGACCGCATCCAGCGCGAATATCACGATGCGCCGGCGAACTGGCTGGAAAAGGCGGCGGCGAGCCAGCCCTTCGGCAGGCTCGTAGATCCGGCCGAGGTCGCGCGCGCCTGCGCCTATCTCTCATCGGCAGAATCCGGCCTCATGACGGGTTCCGTCATCTGTTTCGATCAGTCGATCTGGGGGGCCTATGACGCCTCGCCTCATCCGGAGGCACCGCTCTGA
- a CDS encoding phytanoyl-CoA dioxygenase family protein, with the protein MKTDNPARARLERVWLSEAACDIEEFRAAVEHRVGLADYPHAADCQKNVLIYDSARLIGDCGTQDGRRSVLAEICEVLATGPGVAVFKRAFTDTHVVDEASRIFDEIIEEQHRTNSGGGDHFAKPGANDRIWNSLEKHCLKNPENFAAYYANAIIALVSEAWLGPSYQMTAQVNRVNPGGASQSPHRDYHLGFQTSAVIEQYPAHVHRLSPVLTLQGAVAHCDMPVESGPTLFLPYSQTYLPGYLALRRPEFRAYFEENHVQLPLEKGDVVFFNPALFHAAGSNRSAGIKRVANLLQVSSAFGRAMETVDREHMCAVLFPALKVLAAGGKLTQDEIAHAVAACAEGYSFPTNLDRDPPVGGLAPRTQAQLMHEALAGEWSAEAFAEALADQAARKLS; encoded by the coding sequence ATGAAGACGGACAATCCCGCGAGAGCGCGTCTGGAACGCGTCTGGCTCAGTGAGGCGGCCTGCGATATCGAGGAATTTCGCGCCGCGGTCGAGCACCGTGTCGGCCTGGCGGACTATCCGCACGCGGCAGACTGCCAGAAGAACGTCCTGATCTATGACAGCGCCCGTCTTATCGGTGATTGCGGCACGCAGGACGGCAGGCGGTCGGTGCTTGCGGAGATCTGCGAAGTGCTCGCGACGGGGCCGGGCGTCGCGGTCTTCAAGCGTGCCTTCACCGATACGCATGTGGTCGACGAAGCGAGCCGCATCTTCGATGAGATCATCGAGGAGCAGCACCGCACCAACAGCGGCGGCGGCGATCATTTCGCCAAGCCCGGCGCCAACGACCGGATCTGGAATTCTCTGGAAAAGCACTGCCTGAAGAACCCTGAGAATTTCGCCGCCTACTACGCCAACGCCATCATCGCGCTTGTCAGTGAGGCATGGCTTGGTCCGAGCTACCAGATGACGGCGCAGGTCAATCGCGTCAATCCGGGCGGCGCGTCTCAATCGCCGCATCGCGACTACCATCTGGGCTTCCAGACCTCGGCCGTCATAGAGCAGTATCCGGCGCATGTGCACAGGCTCTCGCCGGTCCTGACGCTCCAGGGCGCGGTCGCTCATTGCGACATGCCGGTCGAAAGCGGGCCAACCTTGTTCCTGCCCTATAGCCAGACGTATCTGCCTGGATATCTCGCTTTGAGACGGCCGGAGTTCCGCGCCTATTTCGAAGAGAATCATGTGCAATTGCCGCTGGAGAAGGGCGATGTCGTGTTCTTCAACCCGGCACTTTTCCACGCCGCGGGCAGCAACCGGTCTGCGGGAATCAAGCGTGTCGCCAATCTTCTGCAGGTATCCTCCGCCTTCGGCAGGGCGATGGAAACGGTGGATCGCGAACACATGTGCGCCGTGCTCTTTCCGGCTCTGAAAGTCCTTGCGGCCGGCGGCAAGCTCACGCAGGACGAAATTGCCCATGCGGTTGCCGCGTGCGCCGAAGGCTATTCATTCCCGACCAATCTCGATCGTGATCCGCCGGTTGGCGGTCTGGCGCCCAGGACGCAGGCGCAGCTGATGCACGAAGCGCTTGCCGGTGAATGGAGTGCCGAGGCGTTTGCCGAGGCGTTGGCCGATCAGGCGGCGAGAAAGCTAAGCTAA
- a CDS encoding LacI family DNA-binding transcriptional regulator — protein MAHPFLVKDIAFQAGLSTATVDRVLNGRRGVRQQTVMRVNAAIRELERQQAGLEVPGRKFAVDVVMEAPERFTEAVRKAFESEAATFMPTVFRSRFHFAETMRPQDISQLLDRIRLRGTDGVVLKAPDVPEIAGAVARLEEAGVAVVTLVTDLPHSSRTAYAGADNRAAGETAAYLIGERFADRPATVLVTISSSRFRGEEEREIGFRRVLREKYPHIGVIEISEGHGRNEETGALALKAIGSHPEINAVYSIGGGNPAVLDAFRQLQRGCLLFVAHDLDEDNLDLLRQGLVQFVLHHDLKTDVRMAFHAVMERRGALRASEKRHLSAVEVITPYNLPRV, from the coding sequence GTGGCACATCCGTTTCTCGTCAAGGACATTGCCTTCCAGGCGGGACTCAGTACGGCGACCGTCGATCGCGTCCTCAACGGCCGGAGGGGCGTGCGCCAGCAAACGGTAATGCGCGTCAATGCAGCCATTCGTGAACTCGAGAGGCAGCAGGCCGGCCTTGAGGTACCGGGACGCAAATTTGCCGTCGACGTGGTGATGGAGGCACCGGAACGCTTTACCGAAGCGGTGCGCAAGGCATTCGAAAGCGAAGCCGCGACCTTCATGCCTACCGTTTTCCGGTCCCGCTTCCATTTCGCCGAGACCATGCGGCCGCAGGACATCAGCCAGTTGCTCGACCGTATTCGGCTTCGCGGAACCGACGGAGTAGTCCTCAAGGCGCCCGACGTGCCGGAGATTGCCGGCGCCGTAGCGCGGCTCGAAGAAGCGGGAGTTGCGGTCGTCACGCTCGTTACCGATCTCCCGCATTCATCGCGGACGGCCTATGCGGGGGCTGACAATCGCGCCGCCGGGGAAACCGCAGCCTACCTGATCGGCGAGCGCTTCGCGGACCGTCCTGCGACGGTGCTGGTCACCATATCGAGCAGCCGCTTTCGCGGCGAAGAGGAACGCGAGATCGGCTTTCGCCGCGTGCTGCGGGAAAAATATCCGCATATCGGCGTGATCGAGATCAGCGAGGGCCACGGCAGGAACGAGGAGACAGGCGCGCTTGCCCTCAAGGCAATCGGCAGCCATCCGGAGATCAATGCTGTTTATTCGATCGGCGGAGGCAATCCCGCCGTGCTCGACGCCTTCAGACAGTTGCAGCGCGGCTGCCTTCTTTTCGTCGCTCACGACCTCGACGAGGACAATCTGGACCTCCTGCGTCAGGGCCTTGTCCAGTTCGTTCTTCACCACGATCTGAAAACGGACGTCCGCATGGCTTTCCACGCGGTTATGGAGCGCCGGGGCGCGCTGCGCGCCTCCGAAAAGCGGCATCTTTCCGCCGTCGAAGTAATCACCCCTTACAATCTGCCGCGTGTCTGA
- a CDS encoding TolB family protein → MRSSVEIFDIATGETRVVWQTERLVEAPNWSPDGKFLIINGDGRLYRLGFDGSEPTEIDTGFARRCNNDHGISPDGSTLVISDKTEFGSSAIYLLPAEGGTPRLVTRNLPSYWHGWSPDGRMLAYCGIRDQVFDIYTIPVEGGEERRLTQGQGRNDGPDWSADGEWIYFNSSRTGRMQIWRVRSDGEDLQRITDSPYGDWFPHPSPDGRHLLVLSYDGDVFDHPRDLDVRLRLMDADGGNARVLFELFGGQGTVNVPNWSPSGTAFAFVRYQPEE, encoded by the coding sequence ATGCGCAGTTCGGTGGAGATCTTCGACATCGCGACCGGCGAGACGCGCGTCGTCTGGCAGACGGAGCGGCTGGTCGAGGCACCGAACTGGTCACCCGACGGAAAATTCCTCATCATCAACGGCGACGGCAGGCTTTATCGGCTTGGCTTCGACGGTTCCGAGCCCACGGAGATCGATACCGGCTTTGCCCGGCGCTGCAACAACGATCACGGGATTTCGCCCGACGGCAGCACGCTCGTGATCAGCGACAAGACGGAATTCGGCAGTTCGGCAATCTATCTCCTGCCGGCAGAAGGCGGCACGCCGCGGCTCGTCACACGCAACCTGCCGTCCTACTGGCACGGTTGGTCGCCCGACGGACGCATGCTGGCATATTGCGGAATCCGCGATCAGGTCTTCGACATCTACACGATCCCGGTCGAAGGCGGGGAGGAACGCCGCCTGACGCAGGGGCAGGGCCGCAATGACGGGCCGGACTGGTCTGCGGACGGGGAGTGGATCTATTTCAATTCAAGCCGTACCGGCCGCATGCAGATCTGGCGGGTGAGGTCGGACGGCGAGGATCTACAGCGTATCACCGACAGCCCTTACGGCGACTGGTTTCCGCATCCGTCGCCGGACGGCAGGCACCTGCTCGTGCTCTCCTATGACGGCGATGTCTTCGATCACCCGCGCGATCTCGACGTGCGTCTCCGCCTGATGGATGCGGACGGCGGCAATGCGCGCGTACTGTTCGAACTCTTCGGCGGGCAGGGGACGGTGAACGTCCCGAACTGGTCGCCCTCGGGCACCGCCTTTGCCTTCGTACGTTATCAGCCGGAGGAATAG
- a CDS encoding NAD+ synthase, with product MTAQKAAPSTLRIAVAQLNPTVGDIAGNVAKAHEARTAAAREGADLLLLTELFISGYPPEDLVLKPAFLKACEQAVEKLAAETADGGPGVVIGFPRQAAGLRHNSVAVLDAGTIIAIRDKVDLPNYGEFDEKRVFDAGEMPGPVNFRGVRIGIPVCEDIWGDLGVCETLAESGAEILLSPNGSPYYRGKVDVRHQVVLRQVIESGLPMIYANQLGGQDELVFDGASFAFNADKSLAFQMSQFEEAVAVSEWKRGAGGWTSTNGLKSRIPEGEEADYRACMLGFRDYVNKNGFRNVVLGLSGGIDSAICTALAVDALGEERVRTVMLPYRYTSRESLHDAEACAKALGCRYDIVAIEEPVEGFLSALSDMFEGTEAGITEENLQSRTRGTILMAISNKFGSMVVTTGNKSEMSVGYATLYGDMNGGFNPIKDLYKMQVYALARWRNGTVPPGALGPSGEVIPQNIIDKAPSAELRPDQTDQDSLPPYPVLDDILECLVEKEMSTEEIVARGHEEATVHRIEHLLHIAEYKRRQSAPGVKITRKNFGRDRRYPITNRFRDRG from the coding sequence ATGACTGCACAGAAAGCCGCTCCCTCAACGCTACGGATCGCCGTGGCACAGCTCAATCCCACGGTCGGAGACATTGCCGGCAACGTCGCGAAAGCACACGAGGCGCGAACGGCGGCGGCGCGCGAAGGCGCCGATCTCCTGCTTCTGACCGAGCTCTTCATCTCCGGCTATCCGCCGGAAGACCTCGTCTTGAAGCCCGCTTTCCTGAAGGCCTGCGAGCAGGCGGTGGAGAAGCTTGCGGCGGAGACGGCAGATGGCGGGCCGGGCGTCGTCATCGGCTTTCCGCGGCAGGCCGCCGGCCTCCGGCACAATTCCGTTGCAGTTCTCGATGCTGGGACGATCATCGCCATCCGCGACAAGGTCGACTTGCCGAACTACGGCGAATTCGACGAAAAGCGCGTCTTCGACGCGGGTGAGATGCCGGGCCCGGTGAACTTTCGCGGCGTGCGGATCGGCATACCGGTGTGCGAGGACATATGGGGCGATCTCGGCGTCTGCGAGACCCTCGCGGAGAGTGGCGCCGAAATCCTCCTGTCGCCGAACGGTTCGCCCTACTACCGAGGCAAGGTCGACGTGCGCCATCAGGTGGTGCTGCGGCAGGTGATCGAGAGCGGTCTGCCGATGATCTATGCCAACCAGCTCGGCGGCCAGGACGAGCTGGTTTTCGACGGCGCGAGTTTCGCCTTCAACGCGGACAAGTCGCTGGCATTCCAGATGAGCCAATTCGAAGAGGCGGTGGCCGTCTCCGAATGGAAAAGGGGCGCGGGCGGCTGGACCTCGACCAACGGGCTCAAGTCGCGCATACCGGAAGGCGAAGAGGCGGATTACCGCGCCTGCATGCTGGGCTTTCGCGATTACGTCAACAAGAACGGCTTCAGGAACGTCGTTCTCGGCCTGTCCGGCGGCATCGATTCGGCGATCTGCACGGCGCTTGCGGTGGATGCGTTGGGCGAGGAGCGGGTTCGCACGGTCATGCTGCCCTACCGCTACACCTCGCGCGAGTCGTTGCATGATGCCGAGGCATGCGCCAAGGCGCTCGGCTGCCGCTACGACATCGTTGCGATCGAAGAGCCGGTCGAGGGCTTCCTCAGCGCGCTCTCCGACATGTTCGAGGGAACCGAGGCGGGCATTACCGAGGAAAACCTTCAGAGCCGTACGCGCGGGACGATCCTGATGGCGATATCCAACAAATTCGGCTCCATGGTGGTGACGACGGGCAACAAATCCGAAATGTCGGTCGGTTACGCCACGCTTTACGGCGACATGAACGGCGGCTTCAATCCGATCAAGGATCTCTACAAGATGCAGGTTTACGCGCTGGCACGCTGGCGAAACGGCACCGTTCCGCCAGGAGCGCTGGGCCCGTCTGGCGAAGTCATTCCGCAGAACATCATCGACAAGGCGCCGTCGGCCGAACTCCGCCCCGACCAGACGGATCAGGATTCGCTGCCGCCTTATCCGGTGCTCGACGACATTCTCGAATGCCTGGTCGAGAAGGAAATGAGCACGGAGGAGATCGTCGCGCGCGGGCATGAAGAGGCAACCGTTCACCGGATCGAGCACCTGCTCCACATCGCTGAATACAAGCGCCGCCAGTCGGCGCCGGGCGTGAAGATCACCAGGAAGAATTTCGGCCGCGACCGGCGTTATCCGATCACCAACCGCTTCCGCGACAGGGGGTAG
- a CDS encoding LTA synthase family protein produces the protein MARIDSAVSSSQVYADGQGSSARYTRTLSGARSALFTLLIATALVFTVELIVRWSLPETVAYFTDPMRPAWTTVAVFFLAMLGVDALFGREHKAALLVAPLAVVPAFISQQKQVFLSDPLYPTDFLFGRQIMELMPVLVKDRPWTAVGVVAGLIAAIVVGALLLRFAWRNFPKLTRRERLMRIAFALPLLVAFWNIMDYNQFSWIRDRLRVIPIMWDQTENYRHNGFALAFAINLPMANVNAPAGYMADAIDRIPVKSLPAGTTHRGKPDVIVLMSESFWDPTRLPKVKLTPDPMPTIRELQGGNVFSPEFGGMTANVEFEALTGFSNAFLPYGSIPYQQYIRNPIPSLATFFRGEGYVSRAIHPFQGWFWNRTAVYKAFGFDMFRSEENMPAMQKRGIFASDESLTKEIIRQAEEVEDPFFFFAVTLQGHGPYEANRYAKNTIKVEGDLPEADRQVLATYAQGVKEADDSLKMLMDWAKERDRETIIVLFGDHLPPLNTVYSSTGYMKGITAERKGPKDQMKAEHETPLVIWSNKTGPKKNIGTISPAFLSYQILKQAGYEHPYYTGFLGKVYDHYRVLDRYMLIRKNGKEVADWLRQPKIPASLRDYRFLQHDMMFGKRYSTERFFKSHAELYSAGL, from the coding sequence TTGGCCCGTATCGATTCCGCCGTGAGCAGCTCTCAAGTCTACGCCGACGGGCAAGGCTCTTCCGCAAGATATACGAGAACCCTGTCGGGCGCCCGCAGTGCGCTCTTCACGCTTCTCATTGCGACGGCGCTCGTCTTCACCGTCGAATTGATCGTGCGCTGGTCCTTGCCCGAAACCGTCGCCTATTTCACCGATCCCATGCGCCCGGCCTGGACCACGGTCGCCGTGTTCTTCCTCGCCATGCTCGGCGTCGATGCCCTGTTCGGCCGCGAGCACAAGGCCGCGCTGCTCGTCGCGCCGCTCGCCGTTGTGCCGGCATTCATCAGCCAGCAGAAGCAGGTCTTCCTGTCCGATCCGCTCTATCCGACCGATTTCCTTTTCGGCCGGCAGATCATGGAATTGATGCCGGTACTCGTGAAGGACAGGCCGTGGACCGCAGTCGGCGTCGTCGCCGGTTTGATCGCGGCCATCGTCGTTGGCGCGCTCCTGCTGCGGTTCGCCTGGCGGAATTTTCCCAAGCTGACACGGCGGGAGCGGCTGATGCGGATCGCATTCGCCCTGCCGCTGCTGGTCGCATTCTGGAACATCATGGACTACAACCAGTTCTCGTGGATCCGTGACCGGCTTCGTGTCATCCCCATCATGTGGGACCAGACCGAGAACTACCGCCACAACGGCTTCGCGCTTGCTTTTGCCATCAACCTCCCGATGGCCAACGTAAACGCGCCGGCCGGCTATATGGCGGACGCGATCGACCGGATTCCGGTAAAGTCGCTTCCCGCCGGCACGACCCATCGCGGCAAACCGGATGTGATCGTGCTGATGAGCGAGTCTTTTTGGGATCCTACGCGGCTTCCCAAGGTGAAGCTCACGCCCGATCCCATGCCGACGATCCGTGAACTGCAGGGCGGCAACGTCTTTTCTCCGGAATTCGGCGGCATGACCGCCAATGTCGAATTCGAAGCGCTGACCGGTTTTTCCAACGCGTTCCTGCCCTATGGCAGCATCCCCTACCAGCAATATATCCGCAATCCGATTCCCTCGCTCGCCACCTTCTTCCGCGGCGAAGGCTATGTTTCGCGCGCCATTCATCCTTTCCAGGGATGGTTCTGGAACCGCACAGCCGTCTACAAGGCCTTCGGTTTCGACATGTTCCGGTCGGAAGAGAACATGCCGGCCATGCAGAAGCGCGGCATCTTCGCGTCGGACGAGTCTTTGACGAAGGAAATCATCCGCCAGGCGGAGGAGGTGGAGGATCCTTTCTTCTTTTTCGCGGTGACCCTGCAGGGCCATGGTCCCTATGAGGCCAACCGCTATGCGAAGAACACGATCAAAGTCGAGGGCGATCTTCCCGAGGCCGACCGCCAGGTGCTCGCCACCTATGCGCAAGGCGTGAAGGAAGCCGACGATAGCCTCAAGATGCTGATGGACTGGGCGAAAGAGCGCGACCGGGAGACGATCATCGTTCTCTTCGGCGACCACCTCCCACCGCTGAACACCGTCTATTCCAGCACCGGTTACATGAAGGGCATTACGGCCGAGCGCAAGGGACCGAAGGATCAGATGAAGGCCGAGCATGAGACGCCGCTCGTCATCTGGTCGAACAAGACGGGGCCGAAGAAGAACATCGGCACGATCAGCCCGGCCTTCCTTTCCTACCAGATCCTGAAACAGGCGGGCTACGAGCATCCCTACTACACGGGGTTCCTCGGCAAGGTCTACGACCACTACCGTGTCCTCGACCGTTACATGCTGATCCGCAAGAACGGCAAGGAGGTCGCCGACTGGCTGCGCCAGCCGAAGATCCCCGCATCGCTGCGTGACTACCGCTTCCTGCAGCACGACATGATGTTCGGCAAGCGCTACAGCACCGAGCGCTTCTTCAAGTCCCACGCCGAGCTTTACAGCGCTGGTTTGTGA
- a CDS encoding TadE family protein has product MSVFNRLLGSRKGAAAIEFAVIAPLFFMCVLTLIAYGIYLSAAHSIQQIAADAARTAIAGLSEEERERLATDYIRRTTMSQTFIDSSRMNVTVRDDANNTNQFTVTISYDASDLPIWKLFTFALPGEQIERYATIRVGGI; this is encoded by the coding sequence ATGTCCGTTTTCAACCGCCTGCTCGGCAGTCGGAAGGGTGCTGCCGCCATTGAATTCGCAGTCATTGCGCCGCTTTTCTTCATGTGCGTGCTGACGCTGATAGCCTACGGGATCTATCTGAGCGCCGCACATTCGATCCAGCAGATAGCCGCGGATGCGGCACGGACGGCGATTGCGGGCCTTTCCGAAGAGGAGCGGGAGCGCCTTGCGACCGATTACATCCGGCGCACGACGATGAGCCAGACCTTCATCGACTCCTCCCGCATGAACGTCACCGTGCGCGATGACGCCAACAATACCAACCAGTTCACCGTCACCATCTCCTATGACGCAAGCGACCTCCCCATCTGGAAGCTCTTCACCTTTGCCCTGCCGGGTGAGCAGATCGAGCGTTACGCGACGATACGCGTGGGAGGCATCTGA
- a CDS encoding TadG family pilus assembly protein: protein MQGATSVFRRCLKSRTGNIGVSAALVMPLVVASMGLGIDYGYLTLQRRELQSVADLASIAAAANVSSAEEAVLAHFRSNGLGFAVSTPSGLMTVDGKLLPNDVETAAKGVATIVRGRYVPDPTIDAGQRFIKGALPADAVQVTLEKKGDIYLAALFSDSPDLSVIGTAASSKIAAFSVGSRLASLNGGLLNAILGQMLGTNVALKVMDYEALIDADIDIQPFLKIIATRLSLTAASYEDVLATELTMPQLLGSLRLVQGLSGTVTSALKSVELATAGNRPTFTLAQILNIDPKKSLSIDAGSDWSMKVSALQIVSAAAVIANGEHQIALDAVAGLPGIASVKVRLAIGEPPVETPSHRLGSPGAAVRTAQTRLAVEVVIDGLAALAGTRIRLPIYVELAHAEAKLSDIRCYGGTPENAAVIIDAVPGVAEIALGDVDPTVLSSFSSDARVTRARLLDGLIKIDGIAHVESKNLQPSRLAFSPTEVASRTIKSVSTRDILSSTTKTLLGNLDAQINVGGLLSIGSPTLLQQALAQTLGAVTAPVDQLLYNLLLLVGVRIGEADVRVTGVKCQRPVLVQ from the coding sequence ATGCAGGGAGCGACATCCGTCTTCCGGCGATGCCTGAAGTCCCGCACCGGCAATATCGGCGTCTCGGCGGCCCTCGTCATGCCGCTGGTGGTCGCGTCGATGGGGCTCGGCATCGATTACGGCTATCTCACCCTTCAGCGGCGCGAGCTGCAGTCTGTTGCGGACCTCGCCTCGATCGCGGCCGCCGCCAATGTAAGTTCAGCCGAAGAGGCCGTGCTCGCCCACTTCCGGAGCAACGGTCTCGGCTTCGCCGTCTCGACTCCCTCGGGGCTGATGACTGTGGACGGCAAGCTCCTGCCGAACGACGTCGAAACCGCCGCAAAGGGGGTGGCTACGATCGTGCGCGGGCGCTATGTCCCCGACCCGACGATCGATGCCGGCCAACGGTTCATCAAGGGGGCCCTGCCCGCCGACGCCGTCCAGGTAACGCTTGAGAAGAAGGGCGACATCTATCTCGCGGCGCTGTTCAGTGACTCGCCCGATTTGAGCGTGATCGGCACCGCGGCGAGTTCGAAAATCGCTGCCTTCTCCGTCGGCTCCCGCCTTGCCAGCCTCAATGGTGGCCTCTTGAACGCGATCCTCGGCCAGATGCTCGGCACCAATGTGGCGCTGAAGGTCATGGATTACGAGGCATTGATCGACGCCGACATCGATATCCAGCCATTCCTCAAGATCATCGCCACCCGCCTCAGTCTCACGGCCGCTTCCTATGAAGACGTGCTGGCGACGGAGCTGACGATGCCGCAACTGCTCGGATCGCTGCGGCTCGTGCAGGGGCTTTCCGGAACGGTGACTTCAGCGCTCAAGTCCGTCGAACTCGCAACAGCCGGGAACAGGCCGACATTCACTCTGGCGCAGATCCTCAACATCGACCCGAAAAAGAGCCTCAGCATAGATGCGGGCTCGGACTGGTCGATGAAAGTCAGTGCATTGCAAATCGTCTCTGCCGCTGCGGTGATTGCCAACGGCGAACATCAGATCGCGCTCGACGCCGTTGCGGGCCTGCCAGGTATTGCCTCGGTAAAGGTCAGGCTCGCGATCGGTGAACCGCCCGTGGAAACGCCGAGCCATCGCCTTGGTTCACCGGGCGCGGCAGTAAGAACGGCACAGACGCGCCTCGCCGTCGAAGTCGTCATCGACGGTCTCGCGGCTCTCGCCGGGACCCGCATTCGGCTGCCGATCTATGTCGAACTCGCCCATGCGGAAGCAAAGCTCTCGGATATCCGTTGCTACGGCGGAACGCCGGAGAATGCGGCGGTGATCATAGATGCGGTTCCCGGCGTGGCGGAGATCGCCCTCGGCGATGTCGATCCCACCGTCCTGTCGAGCTTTTCGTCCGACGCCCGGGTGACCCGGGCGCGGCTCCTCGACGGTCTCATCAAGATCGACGGCATCGCCCATGTCGAGTCCAAGAACCTGCAGCCCTCTCGCCTGGCATTCAGCCCCACCGAGGTTGCCTCGCGGACGATCAAGAGCGTCTCGACCAGGGATATCCTCTCTTCCACGACCAAGACCCTGCTCGGCAATCTCGACGCCCAGATCAATGTGGGCGGTCTCCTCTCGATCGGAAGTCCGACTTTATTGCAGCAAGCCTTGGCGCAAACACTCGGCGCGGTGACCGCACCCGTCGATCAATTGCTCTACAATCTACTGCTCCTCGTCGGCGTACGCATCGGCGAGGCCGACGTGCGCGTCACCGGCGTCAAATGCCAACGGCCCGTTCTTGTTCAGTAA
- a CDS encoding GFA family protein, whose product MEINEGGCLCGAVRFKTRGKLRELIFCHCSQCRKQTGLYYAATNVLDREMEVEGVENVTWYRSSDEARRGFCRHCGSALFWKADGLDYTSILAGTFDGAVALEPGYHIFCADKGSYYDIGDDLPRFPGSRP is encoded by the coding sequence ATGGAAATAAACGAGGGCGGTTGCCTTTGCGGCGCTGTGCGTTTCAAGACGCGCGGAAAGCTTCGCGAACTGATCTTCTGCCATTGCTCTCAATGCCGAAAGCAAACCGGGCTCTACTACGCGGCCACGAATGTGCTCGACCGTGAAATGGAAGTGGAAGGCGTCGAGAACGTGACCTGGTACCGTTCCAGCGATGAGGCGCGACGCGGTTTCTGCCGGCATTGCGGATCGGCCCTGTTCTGGAAGGCGGATGGACTGGACTACACGTCCATTCTCGCCGGAACGTTTGACGGGGCGGTGGCGCTCGAGCCCGGCTATCACATCTTTTGCGCGGACAAGGGGAGCTATTACGACATCGGCGACGACCTGCCGCGCTTTCCAGGATCGCGGCCGTAG